A window from Nitrosopumilus adriaticus encodes these proteins:
- a CDS encoding sulfurtransferase TusA family protein encodes MSDSTEKKLDATGLFCPEPVFRTKIEIERMQVGETLTVSADDPAAEDDISRWVTRNGHELLDLSKDGNVITFQIKKVK; translated from the coding sequence ATGTCTGATTCTACTGAAAAAAAATTAGATGCAACTGGATTGTTTTGTCCTGAACCTGTGTTTAGGACAAAAATTGAAATTGAAAGAATGCAAGTTGGTGAAACTTTGACTGTTTCTGCTGATGATCCTGCTGCTGAAGATGATATTTCTAGATGGGTTACAAGAAACGGTCATGAGTTATTGGATTTATCAAAAGATGGAAATGTAATTACATTTCAAATTAAAAAGGTGAAATAA
- a CDS encoding inositol-3-phosphate synthase, which produces MSDRIKVGLVGIGNCFSGLIQGIEYYRKNPSQEVTGIIHDKLAGYGIHDIDFVCGFDVGENKVGKPLHEAIYAFPNMVDWIAKEDLPHNDAMVYESPILDGVGVWVENRIKPIENPKSVEQITEEVKQIIKEKGVEIIVSYLPVGSDKVTEFWAQICLDTNTAFVNCIPSFIASDEKWAKKFEEKNIPCIGDDIKGQVGATIVHRTLAKLCSDRGTKIEKTYQINVGGNTDFLNMKEQDRLASKRISKTESVQSQLRERLDDDQIYVGPSDFIPFLGNTKLMFMRIEGRQWANIPYNMEVRLEVDDKANSAGIVIDAIRLARIALDRGVGGPIKPASAYLMKHPIEQTSDALAKSECEKFVAGN; this is translated from the coding sequence ATGTCTGATAGAATAAAAGTTGGTTTAGTTGGTATTGGAAATTGTTTTTCTGGTTTAATTCAAGGAATTGAATATTATAGAAAAAATCCTTCTCAAGAAGTTACTGGAATTATTCATGATAAATTAGCAGGATATGGAATTCATGATATTGATTTTGTTTGTGGATTTGATGTTGGTGAAAATAAAGTTGGTAAACCCCTTCATGAAGCAATCTATGCATTTCCAAATATGGTTGATTGGATTGCTAAAGAAGATTTACCACATAATGATGCTATGGTGTATGAAAGCCCAATTTTAGACGGAGTGGGGGTTTGGGTTGAAAATAGAATTAAACCTATTGAAAATCCAAAATCTGTAGAACAAATCACTGAAGAGGTTAAACAAATTATCAAAGAGAAAGGAGTTGAAATCATCGTATCTTACTTGCCTGTAGGTTCAGACAAAGTTACTGAATTTTGGGCTCAAATTTGTCTGGATACTAACACTGCTTTTGTGAACTGTATTCCTTCATTCATTGCATCTGATGAAAAATGGGCAAAAAAGTTTGAAGAAAAGAACATCCCATGTATTGGTGATGATATTAAAGGTCAAGTTGGCGCAACTATTGTACATAGAACACTGGCAAAATTATGTAGTGACAGAGGAACTAAAATTGAAAAAACCTACCAAATCAATGTTGGTGGAAATACTGATTTTCTAAATATGAAAGAACAAGATAGATTAGCTTCAAAAAGAATTTCTAAAACAGAAAGTGTTCAAAGCCAGCTTCGAGAAAGATTAGATGATGATCAAATCTATGTTGGCCCATCTGATTTTATTCCATTTTTAGGTAACACTAAGTTAATGTTTATGAGAATTGAAGGTCGTCAATGGGCAAACATTCCTTACAACATGGAAGTTCGTTTGGAAGTAGATGATAAAGCAAACTCTGCAGGAATTGTAATTGATGCAATTAGATTAGCTAGGATTGCACTTGATAGGGGCGTCGGTGGTCCAATTAAACCTGCTAGTGCTTATTTGATGAAGCACCCAATAGAACAAACTTCTGATGCTTTAGCAAAAAGTGAATGTGAAAAGTTTGTTGCTGGCAATTAA
- the trxB gene encoding thioredoxin-disulfide reductase produces MMAADAGATVLETNDSDPMKPDKAKTKFDVIIIGAGPSGYTAGIYCSRAGYDTLILSGILPGGQLVNTTEVENYPGFENGIMGPDLMIDMRKQSQRMGTTIIDDEAVDVDFRRSPFKVLTSSEEYEGRAVIIATGANPRKMGLAGEQTFAGKGVSYCATCDGPFFRNQEIVVVGGGDSAIEEATFLTKFGTTVHIIHRRDELRASKVMQERAFNNEKIKIHWDSAVTDIKGDQKMQQVIIKNLKTNEESTINAGGLFVAIGHEPNTKLFKGQIDLDDEGYVVLKNKTHTNIEGVFAAGDVHDRSYRQAITAAGYGCMAAIDVDKYLTESADKKE; encoded by the coding sequence ATGATGGCAGCTGACGCAGGTGCAACAGTACTTGAAACAAATGATAGCGATCCTATGAAACCAGATAAGGCTAAAACAAAATTTGACGTAATAATTATCGGTGCAGGGCCATCAGGGTACACTGCAGGGATTTATTGTTCTAGAGCAGGTTACGACACATTGATTTTATCAGGCATACTTCCAGGTGGCCAATTAGTAAATACAACAGAAGTAGAGAATTACCCAGGATTTGAAAATGGGATAATGGGTCCAGATTTAATGATAGACATGAGAAAGCAATCTCAAAGAATGGGAACAACAATTATTGATGATGAAGCAGTTGATGTAGATTTTAGACGCAGCCCATTCAAAGTTTTAACAAGTTCTGAAGAATATGAGGGGCGTGCAGTAATCATCGCCACAGGTGCCAATCCAAGAAAAATGGGATTGGCAGGAGAGCAAACATTTGCAGGAAAAGGTGTTTCATATTGTGCAACATGTGATGGACCATTTTTTAGGAATCAAGAGATAGTTGTTGTTGGAGGTGGAGATTCAGCTATAGAAGAGGCAACGTTTCTAACAAAATTTGGCACAACTGTCCACATTATTCATCGAAGAGATGAACTGCGCGCAAGTAAAGTAATGCAAGAACGGGCATTTAATAATGAAAAAATAAAAATCCATTGGGACTCAGCTGTAACAGACATCAAAGGTGATCAAAAAATGCAACAAGTTATTATTAAAAATCTAAAAACAAACGAAGAATCAACAATTAATGCAGGAGGTCTTTTTGTTGCAATAGGGCATGAACCAAATACAAAATTATTCAAAGGACAAATAGATTTGGATGATGAAGGATATGTTGTCTTAAAAAATAAAACTCACACCAACATTGAAGGGGTTTTTGCAGCAGGAGATGTTCATGATAGAAGTTACAGACAAGCAATTACTGCAGCAGGTTATGGATGCATGGCTGCAATTGATGTCGATAAATATCTAACAGAAAGCGCAGACAAAAAAGAATGA
- the proS gene encoding proline--tRNA ligase codes for MSKEDVGITVSKNADFSEWYTQVVLKAKLADYAPVKGLIVLRPDGYSIWESLRSTFDKKFAKNGIRNGFLPILIPESLLGKEQKHFAGFNPEVFWVTHSGTNEIGDRLALRPTSETLAYTMYAKWIQSWRDLPLKINFWNTALRAEIKATKPFLRTSEFLWQEGHTVHTTQEEAEKEVMKILEIYKNTVEEELAIPVTTGKKSEKEKFVGAVYTTTMESIMPDGKALQMGTSHFLGQNFSKPFEVKFADKDNVEHFAWQTSWGVSWRLIGAMIMAHGDDKGLVLPPNVAPTQVVIVPIYKNEEGKEKVLSKVDEIKKQLETKEIRVHVDDRSGLSPGYKFNDWELKGVPLRIEIGPKDIEKQSIVIAKRHNREKSTLSFNEIEKIFTILQEIQKEMLEKAKEQAKENTIEISNYDEFKSKIERGGFFNAPWCGKLECEEKIKEETGADIRVIPFGSENEDLKCMYCKEQSLSKPVFARGY; via the coding sequence TTGAGTAAAGAAGATGTCGGAATCACAGTTTCAAAAAATGCAGATTTTAGTGAATGGTATACCCAGGTTGTTCTAAAAGCAAAACTTGCAGATTATGCACCTGTTAAGGGATTAATTGTTCTAAGACCAGACGGATATTCTATTTGGGAATCATTAAGAAGCACATTTGATAAAAAATTTGCAAAAAATGGGATAAGAAACGGATTTCTACCAATATTAATTCCAGAATCTTTGTTAGGAAAAGAACAAAAACATTTTGCAGGATTTAATCCAGAAGTATTTTGGGTTACTCATTCAGGGACAAATGAAATTGGAGATAGGCTTGCTCTAAGACCAACATCAGAGACCTTGGCATATACAATGTATGCGAAATGGATTCAAAGTTGGAGGGATTTACCATTAAAAATCAATTTTTGGAATACAGCATTGAGGGCAGAAATCAAAGCAACAAAGCCATTTCTAAGAACCTCAGAATTTTTGTGGCAAGAAGGTCACACGGTTCATACAACTCAAGAAGAAGCTGAAAAAGAAGTGATGAAGATTTTAGAGATTTACAAAAACACTGTTGAAGAAGAATTGGCAATACCAGTAACAACAGGAAAGAAAAGTGAAAAAGAGAAGTTCGTAGGAGCAGTATATACAACCACAATGGAATCAATTATGCCAGATGGAAAAGCATTGCAGATGGGAACATCTCATTTTCTAGGACAGAATTTTTCAAAACCATTTGAAGTAAAATTTGCAGATAAAGATAATGTAGAGCATTTTGCTTGGCAGACTTCATGGGGAGTTTCATGGAGATTAATTGGTGCGATGATAATGGCACACGGTGATGACAAAGGTCTAGTATTGCCACCTAATGTCGCACCAACTCAAGTTGTGATTGTTCCAATTTACAAAAATGAAGAAGGAAAAGAGAAAGTACTATCCAAGGTAGATGAAATTAAAAAACAGTTAGAAACAAAAGAAATTCGTGTACACGTAGATGATAGAAGTGGTCTATCTCCAGGTTACAAATTTAATGATTGGGAATTAAAAGGAGTACCATTAAGAATAGAGATAGGACCTAAAGATATTGAAAAACAAAGTATTGTAATTGCAAAAAGACACAATAGAGAAAAATCAACTTTGAGTTTTAATGAAATTGAAAAAATATTCACAATATTACAAGAAATTCAAAAGGAGATGTTAGAAAAGGCCAAAGAGCAAGCAAAAGAAAACACAATAGAGATTTCAAATTATGACGAGTTTAAATCAAAAATTGAGAGGGGAGGATTCTTCAATGCTCCTTGGTGCGGAAAATTAGAATGTGAAGAAAAAATTAAAGAAGAAACTGGAGCAGATATTCGGGTAATTCCATTTGGAAGTGAAAATGAAGATCTGAAATGCATGTACTGTAAAGAACAGAGTCTGTCAAAACCTGTTTTTGCTAGAGGGTACTAG
- a CDS encoding PHP-associated domain-containing protein, with protein MSIATELHCHNSFSNFHVGEGEPSYDCNISIRDQLERSFNLGLDAIFVTNHNTLDGYRQLLEYKNDHEKFKKINVYPAEEITIDNGAHVLAYGIHDEIPTGISLEEVIDKVRDQGGVSSAPHPFGLINALRDNAKKCDMVEVFNSNNVDILSNARATQFALDNNMTQVAGSDSHVLSTLGRCVNVINSENNLDDILQAMKSGDIRVSQTGYVSQSETLDHLKYKINNSKEYIVDYISEHYPNAKWLFTLLLRLYDSNQNSSMWPLFYKIALYSMRRISQKINLQNQDPSFMKDRNLATIFKMTL; from the coding sequence ATGTCTATTGCTACTGAACTACATTGTCATAACTCATTTTCAAATTTCCATGTGGGTGAAGGTGAACCTTCATATGATTGTAATATCTCAATACGTGATCAACTTGAACGTTCATTTAATTTGGGATTGGATGCAATTTTTGTAACAAATCACAATACGCTTGATGGGTACCGTCAATTGCTTGAATACAAAAATGATCATGAGAAATTCAAAAAAATTAATGTGTACCCTGCTGAAGAAATAACAATCGATAATGGGGCTCATGTTTTAGCCTATGGCATTCATGATGAAATTCCTACAGGAATATCTCTTGAAGAAGTAATTGATAAAGTGCGAGATCAGGGTGGTGTCTCATCTGCTCCACATCCATTTGGTTTGATTAACGCGTTGCGTGATAATGCAAAAAAATGTGATATGGTTGAGGTTTTCAATAGTAATAACGTTGATATTTTATCAAACGCTCGTGCCACTCAATTTGCTCTAGATAATAACATGACTCAAGTTGCCGGTAGTGATTCACATGTTTTATCAACTCTTGGAAGATGTGTTAATGTGATTAATTCTGAAAATAATCTTGATGATATTTTACAAGCAATGAAATCTGGGGACATCCGTGTTTCTCAAACAGGTTATGTCTCACAATCAGAAACCCTGGATCATCTAAAATACAAAATTAATAATTCTAAAGAATACATAGTTGATTATATTTCAGAACATTATCCAAATGCAAAATGGCTTTTCACATTACTATTAAGATTATATGATTCAAATCAGAATAGTTCTATGTGGCCATTATTCTACAAAATTGCACTTTATTCGATGAGACGAATTTCACAAAAAATCAATCTACAAAATCAGGATCCTAGTTTTATGAAAGATAGAAACCTTGCTACTATTTTCAAAATGACATTGTAA
- the cofE gene encoding coenzyme F420-0:L-glutamate ligase yields the protein MEIIPVLIEKEIEPSDEISELVMGSCQLHDGDILVIAQKIISKQEGRIVKLSTVEPSLLSQGIGSQYQKDPRLVELILSESKRIVRMKNGILIVETNNGFICANAGIDESNVQEGYATLLPINSDISAESIRFNILKQTNKNVAVIISDTFGRPFRMGQTNCAIGISGLNPIIDYAGTHDSFQKILRVTAIAVADEISSAAELVMGKSLKIPITIVRGYSFEIQDHVIDEIIRPEHEDLFR from the coding sequence TTGGAAATTATTCCTGTTCTCATTGAAAAAGAAATAGAACCATCAGACGAGATATCTGAATTGGTAATGGGATCTTGCCAATTACATGATGGTGATATTTTAGTAATCGCACAAAAAATAATCTCAAAACAAGAGGGAAGAATTGTAAAATTATCTACTGTTGAACCTTCATTATTATCTCAAGGAATTGGCTCTCAATATCAAAAAGATCCTCGTCTAGTTGAATTAATCTTATCTGAATCAAAACGAATTGTACGAATGAAAAATGGAATTTTAATTGTTGAAACAAATAATGGATTTATTTGTGCAAATGCGGGTATTGATGAAAGTAATGTGCAAGAAGGATATGCGACACTATTGCCAATTAATTCAGATATCTCTGCTGAATCAATTCGTTTCAATATTTTAAAACAAACTAACAAAAATGTGGCTGTTATTATTTCTGATACCTTTGGACGTCCTTTTAGAATGGGTCAAACTAATTGTGCCATAGGTATTTCTGGATTAAATCCAATAATTGATTATGCTGGTACACATGATTCATTTCAAAAGATTTTACGTGTCACTGCAATTGCTGTAGCTGATGAGATTTCATCGGCTGCAGAACTAGTGATGGGCAAATCCCTAAAAATCCCTATCACTATAGTTCGTGGTTACTCATTTGAAATTCAAGATCATGTTATAGATGAAATAATTCGGCCTGAACACGAAGACCTTTTCAGATAG
- a CDS encoding oligopeptide/dipeptide ABC transporter ATP-binding protein, giving the protein MVEILRVERLKKYFIKKGMFGGKTATVRATDDISFSLEVGEVLVLAGESGSGKSTIAKLILRSIEPDTGRIFFEGNEIDNEKKNLDKIRMNCQMIHQDPYDSINPRMKIGDIVAEPLEIHKIGNKQDRVKRVIEVLQEVKLEPAQEIVKKYPHMLSGGQRQRIVLARALALKPKIIIADEPVSMLDVSIRAEMLELMHELQKKYNISFIYITHDLATARYFGQKIAILYMGKIVETGPINQVLLKPKHPYTQALIDAISEPDPDNLTKERKIRIKDATYEDTSQGCRFRARCPYVIEKCIEEPELLEISDGQFSACHIKLD; this is encoded by the coding sequence ATGGTTGAAATTCTAAGAGTTGAGCGTTTGAAAAAATATTTTATTAAAAAAGGAATGTTTGGAGGAAAAACTGCAACAGTTAGGGCAACTGATGATATTTCTTTTTCACTTGAGGTTGGAGAAGTTTTAGTATTGGCAGGTGAGTCAGGTTCTGGAAAATCAACCATAGCTAAATTAATCCTAAGATCAATTGAACCTGACACGGGGAGAATCTTTTTTGAAGGAAATGAAATAGATAACGAAAAAAAGAATTTAGATAAAATCAGAATGAATTGTCAAATGATTCATCAAGACCCATATGATTCCATTAATCCTAGAATGAAAATTGGAGACATTGTTGCAGAGCCTTTAGAAATTCACAAAATTGGAAACAAGCAAGATAGAGTAAAGAGAGTAATCGAAGTTTTACAAGAGGTAAAACTTGAACCTGCCCAAGAAATAGTAAAAAAATACCCCCACATGTTATCAGGAGGACAAAGGCAAAGAATAGTTCTAGCACGAGCCTTGGCATTAAAACCTAAAATCATCATTGCAGATGAGCCAGTTTCAATGCTGGATGTTTCAATTAGAGCTGAAATGCTCGAATTAATGCACGAATTACAGAAAAAATACAATATTTCATTCATCTACATCACACATGATTTGGCAACTGCTAGGTATTTTGGACAAAAAATAGCAATCTTGTATATGGGAAAAATTGTTGAAACGGGTCCAATTAACCAAGTCTTGCTAAAACCAAAGCACCCATACACTCAAGCATTAATTGATGCAATTTCAGAGCCAGATCCAGATAATCTAACGAAAGAAAGGAAGATCAGGATTAAAGATGCAACTTACGAAGACACTTCCCAAGGATGTAGATTTAGAGCAAGATGTCCCTATGTAATTGAGAAATGTATTGAAGAACCAGAGTTGTTAGAGATTAGTGATGGCCAATTTTCTGCATGTCACATAAAATTAGACTAG
- a CDS encoding cysteine synthase family protein: protein MTTVTDTDVLSRVGNTPLVKLNSLSHDNVEYFAKLEGHNPFGSVKDRAAYWMIKDGEERGILTKGKSIIIEPTSGNTGIALTGIANVLGYKVEIVIPEKASNETKDIIRNLGAKVFETSDDLCPKVGAGTDQSIALATSIASSRPDTYYSPNQYANEANFKGHYVGTGPEIWKQTEGKITHFFTGVGTGGTITGIGTFLKEKNPDVKIIGCQPQQNHLIQGWRNFEESAKPDLFLKRENVVDDWVSVDNKEAFDVVKDVFEKDQLLISPSSAAVYACMKKYPVDGDACVVGIFADDGRKFKSVYALQNVMTEEEFENSLKKAKHMSDLAY, encoded by the coding sequence ATGACTACTGTTACTGATACAGATGTCTTGAGTAGAGTGGGAAATACTCCTCTCGTAAAATTAAATTCACTTTCTCATGATAATGTTGAATATTTTGCAAAACTGGAAGGGCATAATCCATTTGGTTCTGTAAAAGACAGAGCTGCATATTGGATGATTAAAGATGGTGAAGAGCGAGGAATTTTAACTAAAGGAAAAAGCATTATCATAGAACCTACTTCTGGCAATACTGGAATTGCCTTAACTGGTATTGCAAATGTATTGGGGTATAAAGTAGAGATTGTAATTCCTGAAAAAGCCAGTAATGAGACCAAAGATATCATTAGGAATCTCGGGGCTAAAGTGTTTGAAACAAGTGATGATTTGTGTCCTAAAGTTGGTGCTGGAACAGATCAAAGTATTGCATTAGCAACTTCTATTGCATCATCAAGACCTGACACATATTATTCCCCAAACCAATATGCAAACGAGGCAAATTTCAAGGGTCATTATGTTGGAACTGGTCCTGAAATCTGGAAACAGACAGAAGGAAAAATAACTCATTTCTTTACAGGTGTTGGTACTGGTGGAACAATTACAGGAATTGGAACTTTTCTTAAAGAAAAAAATCCTGATGTTAAGATAATTGGTTGCCAACCACAACAAAATCACTTAATTCAAGGATGGCGAAACTTTGAAGAATCTGCAAAACCTGATTTATTTTTAAAACGTGAAAACGTTGTTGATGATTGGGTTTCTGTTGATAATAAAGAAGCATTTGATGTTGTAAAAGATGTTTTTGAAAAAGATCAACTTTTGATTAGCCCCTCATCTGCAGCAGTTTATGCATGTATGAAAAAATACCCTGTTGATGGAGATGCTTGTGTAGTGGGAATTTTTGCTGATGATGGAAGAAAGTTCAAGAGTGTTTATGCTTTACAAAATGTCATGACTGAAGAGGAATTTGAAAATTCTTTGAAAAAGGCAAAACATATGTCTGATTTGGCATACTAG
- a CDS encoding carbon-nitrogen hydrolase family protein, with amino-acid sequence MVKLGVIQTKSYDSNQKGISKVSEILKKLGRKETEIVCLPEQWLKNNEIKDFDLEFLEFKRIARDFAMTIIPGAFYEIKKNTSIISPIIGPEGEFIGRQEKIHPFDYERKNVKPGKEAKIFNTSCKFGIIICYDMVFPNVANILTKKGAQVLFSPSRIVRRGIVPWQMYVQIRALENRIPIIAANVENKKYGGNSIIVDLSENNKIMTTNMIKLKGESQKSKEFELEKYESSRKIRFSDSNKFQ; translated from the coding sequence ATGGTCAAATTAGGAGTGATTCAAACAAAATCCTATGATTCAAATCAAAAAGGAATATCAAAAGTATCAGAGATCTTAAAAAAACTCGGCAGAAAAGAGACAGAAATAGTATGCCTACCCGAACAATGGTTAAAAAATAATGAAATCAAAGATTTTGATTTGGAATTTTTAGAATTTAAGAGAATTGCCAGAGATTTTGCAATGACGATAATACCAGGGGCATTTTATGAAATCAAAAAAAATACATCAATCATCTCCCCAATAATAGGACCAGAGGGGGAATTCATAGGTAGGCAGGAGAAAATCCATCCTTTTGATTATGAACGAAAAAATGTAAAGCCTGGAAAAGAGGCCAAAATTTTCAATACATCGTGCAAGTTTGGGATAATCATCTGCTATGATATGGTATTTCCTAATGTTGCCAACATTCTTACAAAGAAAGGGGCCCAGGTATTATTTTCACCAAGCAGAATTGTTAGGCGAGGTATTGTTCCTTGGCAGATGTATGTTCAGATCAGGGCATTGGAGAACAGAATACCCATTATTGCTGCAAATGTAGAGAATAAAAAATATGGTGGGAATAGCATCATTGTAGATCTATCAGAAAATAACAAAATTATGACAACAAACATGATCAAACTAAAAGGCGAAAGTCAAAAAAGCAAAGAATTTGAACTTGAGAAATACGAATCAAGTAGAAAAATTAGATTTTCAGATTCAAACAAATTTCAATAG
- the serB gene encoding phosphoserine phosphatase SerB, producing the protein MLVIFDVEGVLYDEEYLPILAEKLNKEDEIWEITKQGIQGKINWEEGLKTRVAALRGLDEKTCQEVADALPIMTGAKELCRVLKSAGWKLMAVSGGFTLMMDRLQKELGLDYVYSNELKFKDGKLDGVVIHVDSDKSKSAKIKIAEWGEKKEDIVCVVDGANDVKLFDICGLGIAYRAQDLVKDLATTTLEEKDLSKVLDIINKHYKMELETITPA; encoded by the coding sequence TTGCTTGTAATTTTTGATGTTGAAGGTGTTTTATATGATGAAGAATACCTTCCTATTCTTGCAGAAAAACTAAACAAAGAAGATGAGATTTGGGAAATAACCAAACAAGGAATTCAGGGTAAAATCAACTGGGAAGAAGGCTTGAAAACAAGAGTTGCTGCACTTAGAGGTCTTGATGAAAAAACATGTCAGGAAGTAGCAGATGCATTACCTATAATGACTGGCGCAAAGGAACTTTGTAGAGTCTTAAAATCTGCTGGATGGAAACTCATGGCAGTTTCTGGAGGATTCACATTAATGATGGATAGATTGCAAAAAGAATTAGGATTAGATTATGTTTATTCAAACGAATTAAAATTCAAAGATGGGAAATTGGATGGTGTTGTAATTCATGTTGATTCTGATAAATCAAAGTCTGCTAAAATAAAAATTGCAGAATGGGGTGAGAAAAAAGAGGATATTGTTTGTGTTGTTGATGGGGCAAATGATGTAAAACTATTTGATATTTGTGGATTAGGTATTGCTTATAGGGCTCAGGATTTAGTCAAAGACTTGGCTACTACTACTCTGGAAGAAAAAGATCTCTCAAAAGTTTTAGATATTATCAACAAGCATTACAAAATGGAACTGGAAACAATAACCCCTGCCTAA
- the egtB gene encoding ergothioneine biosynthesis protein EgtB has translation MSSNQELDQKNAVLEQFRETRSRTLELVKTLEKDDFVVQTASYMSPPKWHIGHVSWIYEAIMSKIDKNYEFYSKEFSEYLNSYYQQFGVPHDKGLRGVVSRPTVDQIFQYFNTINQRVERFIESKNISSEEMRLIIMGFHHECQHQELLVYDLQHLLAEQYNPVKKNKISKQSNPEKRSVRINGGLYTMGYNGDDFCYDIELPEHKVYLNDFKIDVFPITNEEYLKFVEDGGYDTYKFWLSDGWEKVKENNWSAPMYWEKIDDEWHVRDFLGIRKINPNEPVCHVSYYEADAYCKWAGKRLPTEAEWEKASCWNEEKSEKTVYPWGNDKPTNEKCNLLESYVWGCSEIGTYPNGASQYGCQQMIGDVWEWTSSEFTGYPGFKSGFDEYNDKWFTNQKVLRGGSFATPEMSIRGSYRNFFRLDERWLLSGFRCAEDI, from the coding sequence ATGTCCTCAAATCAGGAATTAGATCAAAAAAATGCGGTTTTAGAACAATTTAGAGAAACTCGAAGTAGGACATTAGAACTTGTAAAAACTTTGGAGAAAGATGATTTTGTTGTTCAGACGGCATCATATATGAGCCCACCAAAATGGCACATCGGTCACGTTAGTTGGATTTACGAGGCCATTATGAGTAAAATAGACAAAAATTATGAGTTTTATTCAAAAGAATTTTCAGAATATCTTAATTCATACTATCAACAATTTGGAGTTCCACACGATAAGGGCTTAAGGGGAGTAGTATCACGACCCACAGTTGATCAGATATTTCAATATTTTAATACAATTAATCAAAGAGTAGAGCGTTTTATTGAATCAAAAAATATCAGTTCTGAGGAAATGAGATTAATCATCATGGGTTTCCATCATGAATGTCAACATCAAGAGCTTCTAGTATACGACTTGCAGCATCTTTTAGCAGAGCAATATAATCCTGTTAAGAAAAATAAAATCTCAAAACAAAGCAATCCAGAAAAAAGATCAGTTAGAATCAATGGAGGTCTTTACACCATGGGATATAACGGAGATGACTTTTGTTATGACATTGAACTTCCAGAACACAAAGTATACCTTAATGATTTTAAGATAGACGTTTTTCCCATTACAAACGAAGAATATCTAAAATTTGTAGAAGACGGAGGATATGATACATACAAATTTTGGCTATCAGATGGATGGGAAAAAGTAAAAGAGAATAATTGGAGTGCACCAATGTATTGGGAAAAAATTGATGACGAATGGCATGTCAGAGACTTTTTAGGGATTAGAAAAATCAATCCAAATGAACCTGTATGTCATGTCAGTTATTATGAAGCAGATGCATACTGTAAGTGGGCTGGAAAAAGACTTCCTACTGAGGCAGAATGGGAAAAAGCTTCATGCTGGAATGAGGAAAAAAGTGAAAAGACAGTCTATCCTTGGGGAAATGACAAACCAACAAACGAAAAATGTAATTTACTTGAATCATATGTTTGGGGATGCTCAGAGATTGGCACATATCCAAACGGTGCAAGTCAATATGGATGTCAGCAAATGATTGGAGATGTTTGGGAATGGACTTCATCAGAATTTACTGGATATCCAGGATTCAAATCAGGATTTGACGAGTATAATGACAAATGGTTTACAAATCAAAAAGTTTTGAGAGGAGGATCTTTTGCCACACCAGAAATGTCAATTAGAGGAAGTTATAGGAATTTTTTCAGATTGGATGAACGTTGGCTACTATCAGGTTTTAGATGTGCAGAAGATATCTAA